From Strigops habroptila isolate Jane chromosome 10, bStrHab1.2.pri, whole genome shotgun sequence, one genomic window encodes:
- the ATF3 gene encoding cyclic AMP-dependent transcription factor ATF-3 → MMVQHSGQVSALEVSASAIVPTLSPAGSLGFDDFTNLTPLVKEELRFTIQNKRQSHRMSSTLDTVTVSERPIETSIMKTEFSPEEDERKKRRRERNKIAAAKCRNKKKEKTECLQKESEKLETINAELKAQIEELKNEKQHLIYMLNLHRPTCIVRAQNGRTPEDERNLFIQQIKEGTLQG, encoded by the exons ATGATGGTCCAACACTCAGGCCAGGTATCTGCATTAGAAGTCAGCGCCTCCGCAATTGTTCCCACTTTGTCCCCCGCAGGGTCACTGGGGTTTGATGATTTCACAAATTTAACCCCACTGGTGAAAGAGGAACTGAGGTTCACCATTCAGAATAAGCGTCAGTCCCACAGGATGTCTTCTACATTGGATACGGTGACAGTTTCTGAAAGGCCAATTGAAACATCAATCATGAAAACAGAG TTTTCTCCTGAagaggatgaaagaaaaaagagaagaagggaaaggaataaaattgcTGCTGCAAAGTGTCGaaacaaaaagaaggagaaaacagaatgtTTGCAGAAA GAATCAGAAAAGCTGGAAACTATCAATGCAGAATTAAAAGCCCAGATCGAAGAGCTAAAGaatgagaagcagcatttgATATACATGTTAAATCTTCACAGGCCCACTTGTATAGTTCGGGCACAAAATGGAAGGACACCTGAAGATGAAAGGAATCTTTTTATTCAACAGATCAAAGAAGGCACATTACAAGGTTAA